Proteins from a genomic interval of Channa argus isolate prfri chromosome 11, Channa argus male v1.0, whole genome shotgun sequence:
- the LOC137135799 gene encoding sialidase-3-like, producing MDNDPPRDLKLEMEKTTVFTSNEEKKCVYRIPALVYDRDEKILLAFAEKRKTEDDAHSLALVMKRGTVNKDGTSVNVTFEEPEIELLKKADHGDRPMNPCPVFEKSSKTLFLFFIFVEGDVSEHRQIRHYDNKARLCYIKSTDAGKSWSEVIHLSENQEEIQKQMKTWATFAVGPGHGLQAHDGTLIVPVHGYSCCDSWCYSKCCSPTQYALSLYSEDQGNTWKFGRKLQTNSGECEMAEFFDDGDKSVIYCNARTAGGYRVEAVSQDGGNEFKPLSAKKLVETCTGCQGSVVSFPPPDEGQDQKPKWLLYSHPTDTCRKDLGVYLNESPHDSTTWSKPWIINRGPSGYSDLVYMDDGWFACLMECGEKKLYEQITLKVFSCDEIKKHIKE from the exons ATGGACAACGATCCTCCACGTGACCTTAAACTGGAGATGGAAAAGACGACTGTCTTTACTTCCAACGAGGAAAAGAAGTGTGTCTACAGGATTCCTGCTCTTGTCTACGACAGAGATGAAAAAATCCTTTTGGCCTTTGCagagaagagaaagacagaagatgATGCTCACTCACTGGCTCTGGTCATGAAGAGAGGAACAGTGAACAAGGATGGAACCAgtgtaaatgtcacatttgag GAGCCAGAAATAGAACTGCTGAAAAAGGCCGATCATGGAGACCGTCCTATGAACCCCTGTCCAGTGtttgagaaaagcagcaaaacccttttcctgtttttcatctttgttgAAGGTGACGTCTCAGAGCACAGGCAGATAAGACACTACGACAACAAGGCTCGTCTCTGCTACATCAAGTCCACTGATGCAGGGAAAAGCTGGAGTGAAGTGATTCATCTGTCTGAAAATCAGGAAGAAATCCAGAAACAAATGAAGACCTGGGCCACATTTGCTGTTGGACCCGGACATGGTCTTCAAGCACACGATGGTACGTTGATTGTTCCAGTTCATGGTTATTCTTGCTGTGACTCGTggtgttacagtaaatgttgtaGCCCCACTCAGTATGCACTCAGTCTGTATAGTGAGGATCAGGGAAACACATGGAAGTTTGGTAGAAAGCTTCAGACAAACTCAGGTGAATGTGAGATGGCAGAGTTTTTTGATGATGGAGACAAAAGTGTTATCTACTGCAACGCTCGTACTGCAGGAGGTTATCGAGTTGAAGCTGTCAGTCAGGATGGTGGAAATGAGTTTAAGCCCCTTTCTGCTAAAAAACTGGTGGAAACATGCACAGGTTGTCAGGGAAGTGTGGTTTCCTTTCCACCTCCAGATGAAGGTCAGGACCAAAAGCCAAAGTGGCTGCTCTACAGTCACCCAACTGATACGTGCAGGAAAGATTTAGGAGTTTATCTGAATGAATCCCCACATGATTCAACTACATGGAGCAAACCCTGGATCATCAACCGTGGACCCAGTGGTTACTCAGACCTGGTCTACATGGATGATGGCTGGTTTGCTTGTCTGATGGAGTGTGGAGAGAAGAAGTTATATGAGCAGATAACCCTGAAGGTTTTCAGCTGTGATGAAATCAAGAAACATATTAAAGAGTAA